From the Deltaproteobacteria bacterium genome, one window contains:
- a CDS encoding type II toxin-antitoxin system VapB family antitoxin, which translates to MPKITVDLDKRLIQEARRVLGTSSVEETIDAALREVLSSNARRQEVRVLAEMGGLDLTNKEVMAKAWRS; encoded by the coding sequence ATGCCCAAGATCACCGTCGACCTTGATAAGCGTCTGATCCAGGAGGCGCGCCGCGTGCTCGGAACATCTTCCGTCGAAGAGACCATCGACGCCGCGTTACGCGAAGTCCTGTCCAGCAACGCCCGACGGCAAGAAGTCAGGGTGCTTGCAGAAATGGGCGGACTGGACCTCACCAACAAAGAGGTCATGGCGAAAGCCTGGCGTTCGTGA
- a CDS encoding type II toxin-antitoxin system RelE/ParE family toxin: protein MTQIKEYIDTDGRSRYAEWFQSLDARAAAKAATALVRMEQGNFSSVKGVGSGIFEYRMDFGPGYRIYFGKDGTEWVILLGGGTKRRQPRDIETARKLWREYKKRKTRED from the coding sequence ATGACCCAGATCAAAGAATACATCGATACAGACGGGCGCAGCCGTTACGCCGAATGGTTTCAAAGCCTTGACGCGCGCGCTGCCGCGAAAGCCGCCACCGCGTTGGTGCGGATGGAGCAGGGGAACTTCTCGAGTGTCAAAGGCGTCGGGAGCGGAATCTTCGAATACCGTATGGACTTCGGTCCGGGCTATCGGATCTACTTCGGGAAAGACGGAACAGAATGGGTCATCCTGCTTGGCGGCGGAACGAAACGCCGGCAACCGAGGGATATCGAAACCGCCCGAAAGCTATGGCGAGAGTACAAGAAGCGTAAAACACGGGAGGACTAG
- a CDS encoding transcriptional regulator, which translates to MVLTRDFKETIRDRVERDPAFREALLTEGIECLLAGEVDTGKAVLRDYINATIGFQELGGLTDKSPKSLLRMFGPGGNPQARNMFEIIGQLQKHEGVQLTVQATR; encoded by the coding sequence ATGGTCCTGACACGAGATTTCAAGGAAACCATCCGGGACCGCGTTGAACGGGACCCTGCGTTTCGGGAGGCACTCCTCACCGAGGGAATCGAATGCCTTCTCGCTGGCGAGGTAGACACTGGTAAGGCCGTCCTGCGCGACTACATCAACGCAACCATCGGCTTTCAGGAACTCGGCGGACTTACCGACAAATCTCCCAAGAGCCTACTGCGCATGTTCGGCCCTGGAGGCAACCCGCAAGCCCGTAACATGTTCGAGATCATCGGCCAGCTCCAGAAACATGAAGGGGTACAGCTAACGGTACAAGCAACCAGATAG
- a CDS encoding VOC family protein has translation MPKVSSLGHVGLLVHDIERSKAFYRDVLGLTVSDESETGTVFMTAQERHQEHHELQLRPGREDGQVVSQISFRCESLAELKAFHRDFVERGIAIQHVNSHGNAIGIYFSDPDGNTVEVYWPTGIDWPQPFRKPVDLTAADEEILANLI, from the coding sequence ATGCCGAAGGTCTCATCATTGGGCCACGTGGGCCTGCTGGTCCACGACATCGAGCGCTCCAAGGCCTTCTACCGCGACGTGCTGGGCCTGACCGTCAGCGACGAGAGCGAAACCGGCACCGTGTTCATGACCGCCCAGGAGCGCCACCAGGAGCACCACGAGCTGCAGTTGCGCCCCGGCCGGGAAGACGGGCAGGTGGTCTCGCAGATATCCTTCCGGTGCGAGAGCCTCGCCGAGTTGAAGGCCTTCCACCGCGACTTCGTGGAACGCGGCATCGCCATCCAGCACGTCAACAGCCACGGCAACGCCATCGGCATCTATTTCTCCGACCCCGACGGCAACACCGTGGAGGTCTACTGGCCTACCGGCATCGACTGGCCGCAACCGTTCCGCAAGCCGGTGGACCTCACTGCCGCCGACGAGGAGATTCTAGCTAATCTGATCTGA
- a CDS encoding amidohydrolase family protein — translation MSNYRAVDADGHVMEHPAEIKEFFEPPYNQLPWTVYSLFPSVDGFVRGFSRLTEEDDPNAERWVEFLDRCGIETSYLYPSVGLASGMIQDRDYAAAIARAYNRWVHAKFMQASERLRAVALIPAQNIPEAVTELRAAVTELGMPGAMLPSVTAAGKHYGHRDFDPLYEEAQRLGCCLAIHGAVSQRIGIDNSDNLFKTHTLEHPLSQLIQFTDMMTEGVFERFPDLRFAFLEAGAGWVPYMMDRMDENYERRRRWCPVLTKRPSDYVRDGNVYFSCEVEERTLPTVLQLVGEDRILFASDYPHERHKGEFYGDIDELSAREDLSDTQKHKVLYANAERFYNG, via the coding sequence ATGAGCAACTACCGCGCCGTCGATGCGGACGGCCACGTGATGGAGCATCCCGCGGAGATCAAGGAGTTCTTCGAGCCGCCCTACAACCAACTGCCCTGGACCGTCTACTCGCTGTTTCCGAGCGTGGACGGCTTCGTCCGCGGCTTCTCGCGTCTGACCGAGGAGGACGATCCGAACGCCGAGCGCTGGGTGGAGTTTCTCGACCGCTGCGGCATCGAGACCTCCTATCTGTATCCGTCGGTGGGCCTCGCCAGCGGCATGATCCAGGACCGGGACTATGCCGCGGCCATCGCACGGGCCTACAACCGCTGGGTGCACGCGAAGTTCATGCAGGCCAGCGAGCGCCTGCGCGCGGTGGCGCTGATCCCGGCCCAGAACATACCGGAAGCCGTGACCGAGCTTCGCGCCGCGGTGACCGAGCTGGGCATGCCCGGCGCCATGCTGCCGTCGGTCACGGCCGCCGGCAAGCATTACGGCCACCGCGACTTCGACCCCCTCTACGAGGAAGCCCAGCGGCTCGGCTGCTGCCTGGCCATCCACGGCGCCGTGAGCCAGCGCATCGGCATCGACAACTCCGACAACCTCTTCAAGACCCACACGCTGGAACACCCGTTGTCCCAGCTCATCCAGTTCACCGACATGATGACCGAGGGCGTGTTTGAGCGTTTTCCCGACCTGCGCTTCGCCTTCCTGGAAGCGGGCGCCGGCTGGGTGCCCTACATGATGGACCGCATGGACGAGAACTACGAGCGGCGAAGGCGCTGGTGCCCGGTGCTGACCAAGCGCCCCAGTGACTACGTGCGCGACGGCAACGTCTACTTCAGTTGCGAGGTGGAGGAGAGGACCCTGCCCACCGTACTGCAGCTCGTGGGAGAGGACCGCATCCTCTTCGCCTCCGATTACCCTCACGAGCGCCACAAGGGCGAGTTCTACGGCGACATCGACGAGCTGAGCGCCCGCGAGGACCTCTCGGACACGCAGAAGCACAAGGTGCTCTACGCCAACGCCGAGCGGTTCTACAACGGCTGA
- a CDS encoding M24 family metallopeptidase, whose translation MAPQYASKLIYGNEVSDWQERLNTDRMRRERAERAKRIMREHGIPALLEANSANIRYLTGLKGFNYPMCRYTLFFADHDPVMYEHSGHFHQMPDQAPWITEWRPARAWLTAACGIEAAKDEARQFAADIHDELKSRGLLNEKIGFSAFDGIAREALTNAGVKNLVDFSLVMKEIRKIKTADEIDCLKTAAAIVEGVWYSIWENAKPGVRDTQLSGVATKAGYDMGAESAPPGGWRSGPSTFDRGFHQSSRLLQTGDLLYGSLCGLTYQGYATCTYRTFIVGRKPNAKELDWYKRVKDSIDGVIDAIKPGATTADAAKHFPPASSWGYDEECEVLASEIGHGIGLTQGSTNYDIPIINRQWSLNYPQVFEEGMTIAIESREGETRVGGVRLENMVVVTKDGAEIMDHFPREEILVAPR comes from the coding sequence ATGGCACCGCAGTACGCATCCAAGCTCATCTACGGCAACGAGGTATCGGACTGGCAGGAGCGTCTCAACACCGACCGCATGCGCCGGGAGCGGGCCGAGCGGGCCAAGCGGATCATGCGCGAGCACGGCATACCGGCGCTGCTGGAAGCCAACTCCGCGAACATCCGCTACCTCACCGGCCTCAAGGGGTTCAACTATCCCATGTGCCGCTACACGTTGTTCTTCGCCGACCACGACCCGGTGATGTACGAGCACAGCGGCCACTTCCACCAGATGCCGGACCAGGCGCCCTGGATCACCGAGTGGCGGCCGGCGCGTGCATGGCTGACCGCGGCCTGCGGCATCGAGGCGGCCAAGGACGAGGCCCGGCAGTTCGCCGCCGACATCCACGACGAGCTCAAGAGCCGCGGGCTCCTGAACGAGAAGATCGGCTTCAGCGCCTTCGACGGCATCGCCCGGGAGGCCCTCACCAACGCCGGCGTCAAGAACCTGGTGGACTTCAGCCTGGTGATGAAGGAGATCCGCAAGATCAAGACCGCCGACGAGATCGATTGCCTCAAGACCGCCGCCGCCATCGTGGAGGGCGTCTGGTACAGCATCTGGGAGAACGCCAAGCCGGGCGTCCGCGACACCCAGCTCTCGGGCGTCGCCACCAAGGCAGGCTACGACATGGGCGCGGAGTCGGCGCCGCCGGGAGGCTGGCGCTCCGGGCCCAGCACCTTCGACCGCGGCTTCCATCAGTCCAGCCGGCTGTTGCAAACGGGCGACCTCTTATACGGCTCGCTCTGCGGCCTCACCTACCAGGGCTACGCCACCTGCACCTACCGGACCTTCATCGTGGGCAGGAAGCCCAACGCCAAGGAACTGGACTGGTACAAGCGCGTCAAGGACAGCATCGACGGCGTCATCGACGCCATCAAGCCCGGCGCCACCACCGCCGATGCCGCCAAGCACTTCCCGCCGGCGTCGAGCTGGGGCTACGACGAGGAGTGCGAGGTGCTGGCCAGCGAGATCGGCCACGGTATCGGTCTCACCCAGGGAAGCACCAACTACGACATCCCGATCATCAACCGCCAGTGGTCGCTGAACTACCCGCAGGTGTTCGAGGAGGGCATGACCATCGCCATCGAGAGCCGAGAGGGCGAGACCCGCGTGGGCGGCGTGCGGCTGGAGAACATGGTGGTGGTGACCAAGGACGGCGCCGAGATCATGGACCACTTCCCGCGGGAGGAGATTCTGGTGGCGCCGCGCTAG